One Elaeis guineensis isolate ETL-2024a chromosome 10, EG11, whole genome shotgun sequence genomic window carries:
- the LOC140852012 gene encoding putative germin-like protein 2-1: MASIIVLLAFLALVCSHAIASDPSPLQDFCVADKTSHVFVNGLVCKNPKDVKTDDFFVSGLDKPGDTANKLGSNVTLVNVEKIAGLNTLGISLARIDFAPYGLNPPHIHPRATEILTVLEGSLYVGFVTSNPDNRLFAKVINKGDVFVFPQGLIHFQFNYGTKNAVAIAALSSQNPGVITIANAVFGSKPPISRDVLAKAFQADEKTIDWLQAQFWMDNNN; this comes from the exons TCCTAGTCCCCTCCAGGACTTCTGTGTCGCTGACAAGACGTCCCATG TATTTGTCAACGGTCTTGTGTGCAAGAACCCAAAGGATGTCAAAACTGATGATTTCTTCGTCTCTGGCCTCGACAAGCCTGGCGATACAGCAAACAAACTTGGGTCAAATGTGACCTTGGTTAATGTGGAGAAAATTGCAGGGCTCAACACCCTTGGCATCTCGTTGGCTCGCATAGACTTCGCTCCTTATGGCCTGAACCCACCTCACATCCACCCTCGGGCGACAGAGATTTTGACCGTGTTAGAAGGCTCGCTCTACGTGGGCTTTGTGACTTCCAACCCGGACAACCGGCTCTTTGCCAAAGTCATCAACAAGGGTGATGTGTTTGTGTTCCCCCAAGGCCTAATCCACTTCCAGTTCAACTACGGCACGAAGAATGCGGTTGCTATTGCCGCATTGAGCAGCCAAAACCCTGGTGTGATCACTATAGCCAATGCCGTGTTTGGGTCGAAGCCACCCATCTCTCGTGATGTACTTGCGAAGGCCTTTCAGGCGGACGAGAAGACTATTGACTGGCTGCAGGCTCAGTTCTGGATGGACAACAACAATTGA